In Agrobacterium tumefaciens, a single genomic region encodes these proteins:
- a CDS encoding ABC transporter substrate-binding protein: MIFSMRIAVFLCLCLCMASPALAQVAVFPAPSGKADAETLVVYSSLDEPLATPMIEGFQKANPDIAVHYEDMLTGEIYDRIVKETDAGKKTADFAFSSAMDLQVKLSNDGYAQRSDLAMSARWPAWANWRNTAYALTFEPAVFVYHKPSFTTEKPPATRAEFVDYLERHAKEVHGRIATYDIERSGVGFLFMSRDQEQFGDIWSVIKAMGAAGVKVYSTSSAILERVSDGRFVLGYNILGSYAADWASRHPDVGIVLPKDYTVVMSRIGLVPEAAANPELGRRYLEFFMSKEGQTIMARQLQIPAVSPEVAGENTANTMQAIHGAQLRPVPVSPGLMVYLDQVKRSRLIERWNEALRSQ; the protein is encoded by the coding sequence ATGATCTTTTCCATGCGTATCGCCGTTTTTCTCTGTCTCTGTCTTTGCATGGCCTCACCGGCGCTTGCACAAGTCGCCGTTTTCCCTGCCCCATCAGGCAAGGCGGATGCGGAAACGCTGGTGGTTTATTCCTCGCTGGACGAACCGCTGGCCACGCCGATGATCGAGGGTTTCCAGAAGGCCAATCCCGATATTGCCGTCCATTATGAGGATATGCTGACGGGCGAAATCTACGACCGGATCGTCAAGGAAACCGATGCGGGCAAAAAGACCGCCGATTTTGCCTTCTCATCCGCCATGGACCTGCAGGTGAAGCTCAGCAATGACGGTTATGCCCAGCGCTCAGACCTTGCCATGAGCGCCCGCTGGCCCGCCTGGGCAAACTGGCGCAACACGGCTTACGCGCTCACCTTCGAGCCAGCGGTCTTCGTTTATCACAAGCCGAGCTTCACCACCGAAAAACCACCCGCCACCCGCGCCGAATTTGTCGATTATCTTGAACGGCACGCGAAAGAGGTGCATGGCCGCATCGCCACCTATGATATCGAGCGCTCGGGCGTCGGTTTCCTGTTCATGTCGCGCGATCAGGAGCAGTTCGGCGATATATGGAGCGTCATCAAGGCCATGGGGGCGGCCGGCGTGAAGGTCTATTCCACCTCCTCGGCCATTCTGGAGCGCGTATCCGACGGCCGTTTCGTGCTGGGTTACAATATTCTCGGCTCCTATGCCGCAGACTGGGCCTCGCGCCACCCGGATGTCGGCATCGTGCTGCCGAAGGATTATACCGTGGTCATGTCGCGCATCGGATTGGTGCCGGAAGCCGCTGCCAATCCCGAACTTGGGCGCCGTTACCTCGAATTCTTCATGTCCAAGGAAGGCCAGACGATCATGGCCCGGCAGTTGCAGATCCCCGCTGTCAGCCCGGAAGTGGCGGGGGAAAACACCGCCAACACAATGCAGGCCATCCACGGCGCGCAATTGCGCCCAGTGCCCGTCAGCCCCGGCCTGATGGTCTATCTGGATCAGGTCAAGCGCAGCCGCCTGATCGAGCGGTGGAACGAGGCGTTGCGCTCGCAATAG
- a CDS encoding Bug family tripartite tricarboxylate transporter substrate binding protein, with the protein MKHFLIGTFLAGVIALPAVAADYTIIAPANPGGGWDQTARSLQTVLQEEGISKSVQVQNVPGAGGTIGLAQFASQQKGNPNALIVGGYVMVGAILTNNAPVTLKEVTPIARLTGEYEAIVVPASSPLKTIGDLVDQLKKDPGSVSWGGGSAGGTDHIAVGLIAKAAGVDPTKINYIAYSGGGEALASILGSQVTAGISSYGEFESQVKAGTLRLLAVSSEEKLEGVDAPTLKESGLDVVVQNWRMVAAPPGLTPEQEKAVNADIEKLVKSAKWQETLKTKSWMDTYLAGDEFKAQLAKDTDATAAILKDIGLVK; encoded by the coding sequence GTGAAGCATTTTCTTATCGGCACATTTCTGGCAGGTGTGATCGCTCTTCCGGCGGTTGCGGCGGATTACACCATCATTGCCCCGGCCAATCCCGGCGGCGGCTGGGACCAGACCGCGCGCTCGCTGCAGACCGTGCTGCAGGAAGAAGGCATTTCCAAGAGCGTTCAGGTGCAGAACGTACCGGGCGCCGGCGGCACCATCGGTCTTGCGCAGTTCGCCAGCCAGCAGAAGGGCAACCCGAACGCCCTCATCGTCGGCGGCTACGTGATGGTCGGCGCGATCCTCACCAACAATGCGCCCGTGACGCTGAAGGAAGTGACGCCGATTGCCCGCCTGACCGGCGAATATGAAGCTATCGTCGTTCCGGCATCCTCGCCGCTGAAGACCATCGGCGATCTCGTTGACCAGCTGAAGAAGGACCCGGGCAGCGTTTCCTGGGGCGGCGGCTCTGCCGGCGGCACCGACCATATCGCCGTTGGCCTCATTGCCAAGGCGGCCGGCGTCGATCCGACCAAGATCAACTACATCGCCTATTCCGGCGGCGGCGAAGCCCTTGCCTCGATCCTCGGTTCGCAGGTTACGGCCGGCATTTCGAGCTACGGCGAATTCGAAAGCCAGGTCAAGGCCGGCACGCTGCGCCTGCTCGCCGTTTCCAGCGAAGAGAAGCTGGAAGGCGTCGATGCACCGACGCTGAAGGAAAGCGGCCTTGATGTCGTCGTCCAGAACTGGCGCATGGTCGCCGCTCCTCCCGGCCTGACGCCGGAACAGGAAAAGGCCGTCAATGCCGACATCGAGAAGCTGGTGAAATCCGCCAAGTGGCAGGAAACCCTGAAGACCAAGAGCTGGATGGACACCTATCTCGCCGGTGACGAATTCAAGGCGCAGCTCGCCAAGGACACCGACGCCACCGCCGCCATTCTCAAAGACATCGGACTGGTAAAATGA
- a CDS encoding tripartite tricarboxylate transporter TctB family protein — translation MSQGSNPLEHQKRRPDWAALAIAVFLVLIASVIFWDSARLASVTGYSPVGPATVPYAIGFCLVGLALWTAVEAWRGDFPERDRQEIAPVIWVVAGLAAQMLLLKVAGFSIATGLLFAFTARAFGKRKLWFSIPVGIVLSFAIWVVFAQLLQLSLPAGPLERLFF, via the coding sequence ATGAGCCAGGGTTCCAACCCTCTAGAGCATCAAAAGCGCCGCCCTGACTGGGCGGCGCTGGCGATCGCCGTCTTCCTCGTCCTCATTGCCAGCGTAATCTTCTGGGACAGCGCCCGTCTCGCCAGCGTCACCGGTTATTCGCCTGTTGGCCCGGCAACGGTGCCTTACGCCATTGGCTTCTGTCTTGTCGGCCTGGCGCTGTGGACAGCCGTCGAGGCCTGGCGCGGTGATTTTCCCGAACGCGACAGACAGGAAATCGCCCCCGTCATCTGGGTCGTCGCCGGCCTTGCCGCGCAGATGCTGCTGCTCAAGGTCGCCGGTTTCTCCATCGCCACCGGTCTCCTGTTCGCGTTTACGGCGCGCGCCTTCGGCAAACGCAAGCTCTGGTTCTCCATACCTGTTGGCATCGTGCTGAGTTTTGCCATCTGGGTCGTTTTCGCGCAGCTGCTGCAACTTTCGCTGCCCGCAGGACCTCTGGAACGGCTGTTTTTCTAA
- a CDS encoding tripartite tricarboxylate transporter permease has protein sequence MSTFEFLLHGLEVAAQPMNLLYALIGVTLGTAVGVLPGIGPALTVALLLPVTYRLDAAGSLIMFAGIYYGGMYGGSTTSILLNTPGESASIVTALEGNKMARKGRGGPALATAAIGSFVAGLIATIALAFVAPYIVKLALVFGPREYFALMVLAFVTVSSAFGDSALRGLTSLFIGFALAIVGIDQLTGQTRMSFGIPDLLDGVEVTTLAVAMFAIGETLFIVAQGNSGDEKVEAVKGSVWMSAQDWARSWKPWLRGTLIGFPIGAMPAGGAEIGTFLSYATEKKLTKYPEEFGHGAIEGVAGPEAANNASAAGTLVPLLTLGLPTTATAAIMLAGFQQFGLQPGPLLFATNPQLVWGLIASLFIANLMLLVLNLPLVGLWVKLLTIPKPWLYAGILLFATLGTIGANPSVFELGMLLAFGILGYVMRIFGYPIAPAVVGLILGPLAEQQLRRALAIGQGDPTVLLTSPIAVGLFIVAAAAFIVPLIMRIRGRGEVLSQLAANED, from the coding sequence ATGAGTACCTTTGAATTCCTGCTGCACGGTCTTGAGGTTGCCGCCCAACCCATGAACCTGCTTTATGCGCTGATCGGCGTGACGCTCGGCACCGCCGTCGGCGTTCTGCCCGGCATCGGCCCCGCCTTGACAGTCGCGCTGCTCCTGCCCGTCACCTACCGGCTCGACGCTGCCGGTTCACTCATCATGTTCGCCGGCATTTATTATGGCGGCATGTATGGCGGCTCAACCACCTCGATCCTGCTCAACACGCCGGGCGAAAGCGCCTCGATCGTGACGGCACTCGAAGGCAACAAGATGGCCCGCAAGGGCAGAGGCGGCCCGGCCCTTGCCACCGCCGCCATCGGCTCCTTCGTCGCCGGCCTCATCGCCACTATCGCGCTTGCCTTCGTCGCCCCCTACATCGTCAAGCTGGCGCTGGTGTTCGGCCCGCGCGAATATTTCGCGCTGATGGTGCTCGCCTTCGTCACCGTTTCCTCCGCCTTCGGGGATTCGGCGCTACGCGGCCTCACCTCGCTGTTCATCGGCTTTGCGCTTGCCATCGTCGGCATCGATCAGCTGACCGGCCAGACGCGCATGAGCTTCGGCATTCCCGACCTGCTCGACGGCGTGGAAGTGACGACGCTTGCGGTGGCCATGTTCGCCATCGGCGAAACGCTGTTCATCGTAGCACAGGGCAATAGTGGCGACGAAAAGGTGGAGGCCGTCAAAGGCTCGGTCTGGATGAGCGCGCAGGACTGGGCGCGTTCGTGGAAGCCCTGGCTGCGCGGCACCTTGATCGGCTTCCCCATCGGCGCCATGCCGGCGGGCGGCGCTGAAATCGGCACCTTCCTCTCCTATGCCACCGAAAAGAAGCTGACCAAATATCCGGAAGAATTCGGCCACGGCGCCATCGAAGGCGTCGCCGGCCCCGAAGCCGCCAACAATGCGTCCGCCGCCGGTACACTGGTGCCGCTCCTGACGCTCGGCCTGCCGACGACAGCGACCGCCGCCATCATGCTCGCCGGTTTCCAGCAGTTTGGGCTTCAGCCCGGCCCGTTGCTGTTCGCCACCAATCCGCAGCTCGTCTGGGGCCTGATCGCCAGCCTGTTCATCGCCAACCTGATGCTCCTGGTGCTCAACCTGCCACTCGTCGGCCTGTGGGTGAAGCTGCTGACCATTCCCAAGCCCTGGCTTTATGCCGGCATCCTGCTGTTTGCCACGCTCGGCACCATCGGCGCCAACCCGTCGGTGTTCGAACTCGGCATGCTGCTCGCCTTCGGTATCCTCGGCTACGTCATGCGCATCTTCGGTTATCCGATCGCGCCTGCGGTCGTCGGCCTCATCCTCGGCCCGCTTGCCGAACAGCAGCTGCGCCGCGCCCTTGCCATCGGCCAGGGCGACCCGACCGTGCTGCTCACCTCGCCGATTGCCGTTGGCCTCTTCATCGTGGCGGCCGCCGCCTTCATCGTCCCGCTGATCATGCGTATCCGCGGCCGCGGTGAAGTGCTGTCGCAGCTTGCCGCCAACGAGGACTGA
- a CDS encoding siderophore ABC transporter substrate-binding protein, translating into MAINFTFPVRLLAAAAFSLGAMTASAEDMTIRHSQGETVLKAAPKKVLVLDIPSLDNLDALGVEPAGVVGSNLPTYLQKYADGKYLKVGTLFEPDYEAINAAEADLIIVGGRSRAKYPDVAKITPAIDMSIDSKEFINSVKGNITKLGDIFGKQEEAKKLDASIDEKVARLKEIAPNSGTAMILVTNAGKVGVYGPSSRTGWLHTEIGFKPVAEDIDDRFDRGDVVSFEYLAEVNPEWLFVIDRDAGIGRATDPGKAAAQVLDNELVHQTNAWKKKQIVYLDPQAAYIVSSGYTALTTLLDQVYNGVSEEKS; encoded by the coding sequence GTGGCCATCAACTTCACCTTCCCCGTTCGGCTGCTGGCGGCAGCGGCCTTCAGCCTTGGCGCGATGACGGCGAGTGCCGAAGACATGACGATCAGGCACTCTCAGGGCGAAACGGTGCTGAAAGCGGCGCCGAAGAAGGTTCTGGTGCTGGATATTCCCTCGCTCGACAATCTCGATGCGCTGGGCGTCGAGCCCGCCGGTGTCGTCGGCTCCAACCTGCCGACCTATCTGCAGAAATACGCCGATGGCAAATATCTGAAGGTCGGCACGCTGTTTGAGCCCGATTACGAAGCGATCAATGCGGCTGAAGCCGATCTCATCATCGTCGGCGGCCGTTCGCGGGCGAAATATCCCGATGTCGCCAAGATCACGCCCGCCATCGACATGTCGATCGATTCCAAGGAGTTCATCAACAGCGTCAAAGGGAATATCACCAAGCTGGGCGATATCTTCGGCAAGCAGGAAGAGGCAAAGAAGCTCGACGCCTCGATCGATGAAAAAGTCGCCAGGTTGAAAGAGATCGCCCCGAATTCCGGCACGGCGATGATCCTCGTCACCAATGCCGGCAAGGTCGGTGTTTACGGCCCAAGTTCGCGCACCGGCTGGCTGCACACCGAGATCGGCTTCAAGCCGGTTGCCGAAGACATCGACGACCGTTTCGACCGAGGCGACGTCGTGTCCTTCGAATATCTGGCCGAGGTCAATCCCGAATGGCTGTTCGTGATCGACCGCGACGCCGGCATCGGCCGCGCGACGGACCCGGGCAAGGCGGCCGCGCAGGTGCTGGACAATGAACTGGTTCACCAGACCAATGCCTGGAAGAAAAAGCAGATCGTCTATCTCGATCCGCAGGCGGCCTATATCGTCAGCAGCGGTTACACGGCGCTCACCACCCTGCTCGATCAGGTCTATAACGGGGTTTCGGAGGAGAAGTCGTAG
- a CDS encoding ABC transporter permease, producing the protein MKSLPLISALLLALALAITSLFVGVSNVSLATLLAPNTSADALRVLLVSRIPRTLALILAGSSMAIAGLIMQMLVRNRFVEPSTAGTTESAGLGLLTVTLLAPDTPIFGKMLVAAAFALAGTALFLRILREVPLRDVLLVPLIGIMLGGVIAAVTTFFAYRFDLLQSLGAWMTGDFSGVLRGRYELLWVGFLFAIAAYLAADRFTVAGMGRDFTTNLGLNYRRVMALGLTIVSLVSAVVVVTVGMIPFLGLIVPNVVSLMIGDNMRRSVPWVATLGAIFVLSCDIIGRTVRAPYEIPIGTVVGVIGSALFLYLLLRKRHHA; encoded by the coding sequence GTGAAATCCCTACCCCTCATATCAGCCCTCCTTCTGGCTCTCGCGCTCGCCATCACCAGCCTGTTCGTGGGTGTGAGCAACGTTTCGCTCGCCACGCTCCTTGCGCCGAACACAAGCGCGGATGCGCTACGCGTTCTGCTCGTCAGCCGCATTCCGCGCACGCTGGCGCTGATCCTCGCCGGAAGCTCGATGGCGATTGCCGGTCTCATCATGCAGATGCTGGTGCGCAACCGCTTCGTGGAGCCTTCGACGGCGGGCACCACCGAATCCGCCGGCCTCGGCCTCCTCACCGTCACCCTGCTTGCGCCGGACACGCCGATCTTCGGCAAGATGCTGGTAGCCGCCGCCTTCGCGCTGGCAGGCACCGCGCTGTTCCTGCGTATCCTGCGAGAGGTGCCGCTGCGCGATGTACTGCTGGTGCCGCTGATCGGCATCATGCTCGGCGGCGTCATTGCCGCCGTCACCACCTTCTTCGCCTATCGTTTCGATCTGTTGCAATCGCTTGGCGCCTGGATGACGGGAGATTTTTCCGGGGTGCTGCGCGGCCGCTATGAATTGCTGTGGGTCGGTTTCCTCTTCGCCATCGCCGCCTATCTCGCCGCCGATCGTTTCACCGTGGCCGGCATGGGCCGTGATTTCACCACCAATCTCGGTCTGAACTATCGCCGGGTCATGGCGCTCGGCCTCACCATCGTTTCGCTGGTCAGCGCCGTCGTGGTGGTCACGGTCGGCATGATCCCCTTTCTCGGGCTGATCGTGCCAAACGTCGTCAGCCTGATGATCGGCGATAATATGCGCCGCTCCGTGCCCTGGGTGGCGACGCTTGGCGCCATCTTCGTCCTCTCCTGCGACATCATCGGCAGAACGGTGCGCGCACCCTACGAAATACCGATCGGAACCGTAGTCGGCGTCATCGGCAGCGCACTTTTCCTCTATCTCCTGCTGCGGAAACGCCACCATGCGTGA
- a CDS encoding iron chelate uptake ABC transporter family permease subunit, translating into MREKHPERRAKTVLLVLAAFALISMVAFMTLGAKGSWSFVLPFRGIKLLSLLLVAYAIAVSTVLFQTVTNNRILTPSVMGFDSLYVLMQTGLVFVFGSATVVMIDPQLKFLTETALLVAFSALLYRWLFVGAERSLHLLVLVGIVFGVFFRSLSGFMQRVLDPNEYTVLQDVLFASFNSIDPTLLTISAIIIGVVTVIGLRLLHTLDVLSLGRATAISLGVEYKRTVTIILVLVSVLVAVSTALVGPVMFFGLLVAALAHYLTGNGKHAYVLPAAILIAIICLVGGQVVLERIFAFDTALSIIIEFLGGIVFIGLILKRGAR; encoded by the coding sequence ATGCGTGAGAAACATCCCGAAAGGCGCGCAAAAACCGTTCTCCTCGTGCTTGCAGCATTCGCGCTCATCTCCATGGTCGCCTTCATGACGCTCGGCGCGAAGGGAAGCTGGAGCTTCGTGCTGCCCTTTCGCGGCATCAAGCTTCTGTCGCTCCTTCTGGTGGCCTATGCCATCGCCGTCTCCACCGTGCTGTTCCAGACGGTCACCAACAACCGCATCCTCACCCCTTCGGTGATGGGCTTCGATTCACTCTACGTGCTGATGCAGACCGGGCTGGTCTTCGTCTTCGGCTCCGCAACCGTTGTCATGATCGATCCACAGCTGAAGTTTCTCACCGAGACCGCCCTGCTCGTCGCTTTCTCGGCCCTGCTCTATCGCTGGCTTTTCGTCGGCGCGGAACGCAGCCTGCATCTTCTGGTGCTGGTCGGCATCGTCTTCGGCGTCTTTTTCCGCAGCCTGTCAGGCTTCATGCAGCGCGTGCTCGATCCGAACGAATATACGGTGCTGCAGGATGTGCTCTTCGCCAGCTTCAATTCCATCGATCCGACGCTTTTGACCATTTCCGCCATCATCATCGGCGTGGTGACCGTCATCGGGCTCAGGTTGCTGCATACGCTCGATGTTCTCTCGCTCGGCCGCGCCACGGCCATCAGCCTCGGCGTCGAATACAAGCGCACGGTCACCATCATCCTTGTGCTGGTCTCCGTGCTCGTCGCCGTCTCAACCGCGCTCGTCGGCCCGGTGATGTTCTTCGGCCTGCTGGTCGCCGCCCTTGCACATTATCTCACCGGCAACGGCAAACATGCCTATGTGCTGCCGGCGGCGATCCTCATCGCCATCATCTGCCTCGTCGGTGGCCAGGTGGTGCTGGAGCGCATCTTCGCCTTCGATACGGCACTTTCCATCATCATCGAATTTCTGGGCGGCATCGTCTTTATCGGTCTTATCTTGAAGCGGGGTGCGCGATGA
- a CDS encoding ABC transporter ATP-binding protein has product MIIASQISKSYGDTLVVDGVSVSIPAGGVTSIIGPNGAGKSTLLSIVARLMSMDAGAVTVDGLDVTKTPSDTLAKRLSILRQDNHISSRLTVRDLVGFGRYPYSKGRPAIEDKVHIDRALEYLHLEALAGRFLDELSGGQRQRAFVAMVLCQDTDYVLLDEPLNNLDMKHASGMMKIMRRAADELKKTVVLVLHDINFASWYSDTIIAMREGRICHQGPAEGIIRPDILEDIYDMPIRVEDIDGRRICLFYE; this is encoded by the coding sequence ATGATCATCGCCAGTCAGATCAGCAAATCCTATGGCGATACCCTCGTCGTCGACGGCGTCTCCGTTTCCATTCCGGCAGGCGGCGTCACCTCCATCATCGGGCCAAACGGGGCGGGAAAATCGACGTTGCTCTCCATCGTCGCGCGGTTGATGTCCATGGACGCCGGAGCCGTGACGGTGGACGGGCTGGATGTCACGAAAACCCCTTCCGACACGCTGGCGAAGCGGCTTTCGATCCTAAGGCAGGACAACCACATTTCGTCGCGGTTGACAGTGCGCGATCTCGTCGGTTTCGGCCGTTACCCCTATTCGAAGGGCCGCCCCGCCATTGAGGACAAGGTCCATATCGACCGGGCGCTGGAATATCTGCATCTCGAAGCCCTCGCCGGCCGCTTTCTCGACGAGCTTTCCGGCGGCCAGCGCCAGCGCGCCTTCGTGGCCATGGTTCTGTGCCAGGATACGGATTACGTGCTGCTTGACGAGCCGCTCAACAATCTCGACATGAAACACGCTTCCGGCATGATGAAGATCATGCGCCGCGCCGCCGACGAGCTGAAGAAAACAGTGGTTCTGGTGCTGCACGACATCAACTTCGCCTCCTGGTATTCCGACACCATCATCGCCATGCGCGAAGGCCGCATCTGCCATCAGGGGCCGGCGGAGGGGATCATCCGCCCGGATATCCTTGAGGATATCTACGACATGCCGATCCGCGTCGAGGACATAGACGGCCGGCGCATCTGCCTGTTTTACGAATGA
- the dps gene encoding DNA starvation/stationary phase protection protein Dps — protein MKTHKTKNDLPSNAKSTVIGILNESLASVIDLALITKQAHWNLKGPQFIAVHELLDTFRTQLDNHGDTIAERVVQLGGTALGSLQAVSSTTKLKAYPTDIFKIHDHLDALIERYGDVANMIRKAIDDSDEAGDPTTADIFTAASRDLDKSLWFLEAHVQEKS, from the coding sequence ATGAAGACGCACAAGACGAAGAACGACCTGCCTTCCAACGCCAAGTCGACCGTGATCGGCATTCTGAACGAATCCCTTGCCTCGGTGATCGATCTCGCGCTCATCACCAAGCAGGCGCACTGGAACCTGAAAGGTCCGCAATTCATCGCCGTCCACGAACTTCTCGACACCTTCCGCACCCAGCTCGACAATCACGGCGACACGATTGCCGAGCGTGTCGTGCAGCTTGGCGGCACGGCGCTCGGCAGCCTGCAGGCCGTTTCCTCGACGACGAAGCTCAAGGCCTATCCGACCGATATCTTCAAAATCCACGACCATCTCGATGCATTGATCGAGCGGTATGGCGACGTCGCGAACATGATCCGCAAAGCGATCGACGATTCCGACGAGGCAGGCGACCCGACAACGGCGGACATCTTCACCGCTGCCTCGCGCGATCTCGACAAGTCGTTGTGGTTCCTCGAAGCCCATGTACAGGAAAAGAGCTGA